Genomic window (Rhodothermales bacterium):
TTGTCCCGGCTTCCGCGGTACTGCGGATCGAACAGGAACGCCGGCAGATTCGAGCGGTCCTGGGCCATTGCGTCGGTGGCAGGCGCGACCAACGGACCCGCAAGCAGCACGGCCACAAGCAGGAGGGCAAAACGTCCCATGGTGTGTGTGGATGCAATCATGATCAGAATCGGTAGGAAACGCCAAGCGTCACGCGTCGCGGCTCGGCATAGAAATCGGGGCGGGTATACCAGCGATCCAGGAACGCCGGATTGCCCTGGAACGAAGCTTCGTCCACGTTCTTCTGGAGGGAGTAGCTGGCCCGGCCGGTGTCGCCGAACACGCCGTACTCGTTCTTCCGGTCGAACAGGTTGTCAACCTGGGAGAAGACCTGCAGCGTGGCGGAACCCACGTCGAACGTCTTGTGGACCGTCAGGTCGACGTCCCACGTGACCGGTTTGGGCTGGCTGTTCAACTGGATGGTCGTGGGCAGGATGACCCCGGTCTGCTGCGTGGTCTGGGCAGGCGTGTACGGCAGGCCCGACCCGAAGGAGGACACCAAGCCGAAGCCCCAGTTGGCGTCCCGGTCGCGGTAGGTCAGGCTGACGTTCGCCGTGTGCCGCTGGTCCCAGTCCAGGGGCACGATCTGCTGCTCCCGCTCCTGCTTGGCCGCGGCGGCATTGAACACCGCCGCCGGATCGGACGCATTCCCCTTGGCCACCTGGAAGGTGTAGTCCAGGTTGAGCGACATATCGGTAGTCACCTGCTGGTTGAAGCGCAGGATGATGCCCCGGATGAACCCGAAGTCCGAGTTCACGAACTTGCCATAGCGTGCCGACGTGCCGGCAATCAGGATGGGGTCGGTGGCTGTTCCGGCGAGGTCATTGATGTCCCGGAAATAGGCGGTGATCTCCACGCTTGTGGTCGCCGTCAGGCCCTGTTTCAGGCCGATTTCCCCGTTGATGGTCTTCTGCGGGCGCAAATCGGCATTCCCGATGAGCCCGATGAGACCCGATCCGGACGTTCCCAGACGGAAGAAGGGATTGCGATACAGCAGTTCGAAGTTCGGGACCTGGAAGAACCAGCCGTACGAGAAGTGGACCACACCGGTCTCTGAAATCGGGAACGATACGCCGAGCCGCGGACTGATCTGGGTCTTGGCCGATGCCTTCGCGAACACCTCGTCGTCCGTCAGATTCTGGCGGCGTTCCTCGAACACGATGTCCGGATCCGTTTCATCGCGCAGGATGGGACCGTCCGAATTGAAATAGTCGAACCGCAGGCCGGCGTTGATGATGAGCCCCTCGAATTCAATCTTGTCCTGGATGTAGGCCGCGAATTCCGTTGGCTTCCGGTTGTAGGCCCCGTTCGTGACCAGGGCCTGATCGAACCCGTCCACCACCGGGAAGACCGCCGTGAATTGATCCAGGAAGTTGAGGTCATGGAGACGGTACTCCAGGCCTGCCTTGACCATGTTCCGCTGGTTCAACTGGGTGGTCACGTCCAGCTTGGCCAGGTACGTCTCCGTGGAGCGGCTGAATCGCCCGTTGTCCGTTCCGCCCACGGCGAAGTTCGAGGTCTGGAGGCCGTCGCGGAATCCGATGTACGTGTTGTCCACATAGCGCGGGTCGAACGGGTCCTCGTATTTGTAGGCCTCGAAGTCCGACCGGGTACGCGTGATGCCCAGCTCATAGAAGGTCTTCGACGACAGCGTGTGGGTCAACTTCAGGAAGGTCGTGAAAGCGTCCTTCTGCTGGTTGCCCCGCGCATCGGGGAAGAACATGTTTTCGTGTGTGGCTCCGCCCTGGAATTCCTCCCGGCTGGCAATCCCGGTCAACGCCAGTTTGAGGTTGCCGAACTTCCAGGTCACCTTGGCCTGCCCCGATGTTTTCTCGTAGGGATTCAGGGAAACCAGCGACGAATCGCCCGATCCACCCGGATTCAGGAGCGACAATCGACCTGTGGGGTCCAGCCCCACATCCTGGGCCTCGAACACACGGCGTCCGTACAGATGCCCGTCGTTGGAGAAATACCGGATGGACGAATTGAAGAAGAGGCGATCCCGCTTGATGGGTCCCGAAAAATCCGCTTCGAGGTTCTGCACGGCCGTCGGCGAAATGTCGTCGATGTTGGAGAACAAGGTGTTGTTGGTAGATGCGTAATCGCCGGCAAAGGCGCGCAGCCCCCCGCTGAACTGGTTCTGCCCGTCGCGCGTGACAATGTTCACGATGCCGCTCATGGCCTGTCCGAACTCGGCATTGAAGGCACCGGTCACCACCTGCACCTCGTCCACCATGTTATTCTCGATGGATACGCCGAGACTGCCGTCGAATACGTCGGTCACCGGCATGCCGTCGACCCAGTATCCCACCTCGCCCGTCCGACCGCCCCGGAAGTGCCCGTCCACGACGCCGGCCTGCAGGGCGATGACCTGTCCGAAATTCTCGACCGGCAGCGCCCGGATGTCCTCGCCGCTCACAATGGCCGTGGTCGCGGTCAGGTCTTTCTGTACCAGTGGACGCTCTGCAACAATCACGATCTCCTCACCCTCGAAGACCTCCTCACGCATGGAAAAATTGACCTCGGCCGTGAGCCCGGCGTTCACCTGAACCCCGGAAATGGTCTGCTGGGAAAAGCCCACGAAGGACGCCACCACATCGTAGGTACCGGGCGACACTCCGATGATGGAATACTCGCCGTCAAAGTTCGTGGCGGTACCCTGCGTAGTGCCGGCAATGAAGATGTTCACCCCGGGGAGACTCGTTCCGGTTTCGGCGTCCGTGACGCGCCCGGCAATCTTGCCGGTGGTCTGGGCCTGGACCTGGGTGACCCCCATGAACAGGACCAGGACGATCCAGAGGGCCGATGGATGGATGATGCGGTTCCTTGCCATGCTTACAGCGCAATCCCCTCCCGAACAGAAGCCGGCACGGAGGCACGGGTCGACTGTCGCTGGATGAGTGTTGGTGAAAAAACGGTGTGCACCGTGCCTTCCGACTGGGAAGCCAGGCGCTTCTGGAGCAATTCGAATGACCGCCCCCCTATGTCGTACATCGGCTGACGAAGCGTGGTCAATCCCACGTATCGGGCAACCGGAAGATCATCGTACCCCACAATCTGCACATCCGTGGGGCATTCCAGCCCGGCGTCCTTGAGCGCCTCGAGGGCACCCACCGCTTGTGCATCGGACGTGGCAAAAACGCCGTCCGGGGGCGAATCGAGCGCCAAAAGCGCTTTCATGCCGAGGTAGCCGGAGTGCTCGTTGTATCCATCATTCAGGGGATGCATGCTCTCCATGACGTGCGATTCCTGGAGCACGACCCCGGTGCCCGCCAGCCCCGCCTGGAAACCGGCCAGGCGGTCCCGGGCCGGAACGGAGTCGCGGTTTGCCATGAGGACGGCCGGATGACGCACACCGGTGTGAATGAGATGATCGGCAGCCAGCAGGCCGCCCTGGCGATTGTCGGACGAAATGGAATCGAGCTTCGCGTGGTAGCCGTCCACCACCACGACCGGCTGTTTCGAAGCCGCGACGAGCTTCTCCAACTCGCCTTCCACAGGCGCCGAGAACAGCAACACGCCGGCCGAGCGCCCGCGGTGCAACGCCCGGTCCAATTGGGATGACATTTCGTCGAGCGTCCGCGCGGAAAATACCAGCAGATCGTATTCGGAGTCGGCCATGCTGTCCTGCAGACCTCGCAGTACTTCCGCGAAGAAGTAGTTCGAGATCATGGGGATGACGGCCGATATCACATCCGTGCGGCGCCGGGCCAGACTGCGGGCCGAGGCATGGGGCTGATAACCCAGCTCGGCGGCCACCTTGAGCACTGACTCCCGGGCCTTGGCCGACACTTTGGGGCTGTCATTGAACACACGCGACACCGTGGCAATGGATACCCCGGCCTTGGAAGCAATGTCGTAGATGGTCAGTCCCATCGGAGGCGTGTGTGTAAGCGCTTACATAACGTGGTCACAAGGTTAACAAATCGTGTCCATATCGTCAAGTCATGCGGGACCCGAGCCGACCGAATGTCGTTGACACGTTGTCAGACATCATTTTACCGTGACCGATTTTTCCACGTTCGACGTCGCCTTCGCCATGACCGGCGATGTGTACCGCAATTCCCGTGCGTTGAAGCAGCTGGAATCGCTTACACGACTCGGGCTCCGGGTCGTCGTGCTGTGCCTGGAAGGCGAGGCTCCGCCGGTGCGACTTCCCGGTGATGTGGAGGTCCGAAGGATGCCGGTGCCGGAGGGAAGTGGCCCCGGTTTTTTCCGCATGGTCCACCGGGGCATGTCGGACATGTTGCGCGCGGTGAATGCACGGTGGATCCACGCATCGGACCTGTATGTGGTACCCGCATGCGCGCGACGCGCAAAAAACTTGTCTTCCGTGTCCTCCGCCAAAGATCCTGTCCCCTGGTCGTACGATTCGCGAGAACTCTATGCGCACGTTGCGGCGACCGCCGGTCGTCCCTGGGTATCCTGGTTCTGGCGGCTTCTGGAGGGCCGTTACATCCGCCGCGCACGGGTCGTGTTTACGGTTTCCGACCGGATTGCCGACCACCTGGCGGCGACGTACGGCATTCCGCGGCCGGTCGTCGTCCGGAACGTTCCGCCCCGCTCCACGCACGTCCGTGCCGCACCTCCGTTACCGACCGGACCACCCGTCATCCTCCATCTCGGTCAGATGCGTGCATCCCGCGGACTGGAGCATTTGATTGCGGCCATGGCGTTCGTTCCCGGGGCCCGCTTGGTCTTCATGGGATACGGCGCCGGAAAACCTGTGCTTGAAACCTTGGCTGCAGCATCGCCCGCCGCCGACCGGATTGAATTCCGCCCGCCGGTGCCGCCAGCCGATGTCCCCCAGGCCGCGGCCGAAGCATGGGTCGGCGTGACGCTGCTGGAAGACTCCTGCCTGAATCACCGCTATGCATTGCCCAACAAGCTGTTCGAATACCTGGCGGCCGGAGTCCCCGTCGTGGCATCGGATCTTCCCGAAATAAGGGCCGTTCTGGAATCCACACAGGCTGGCATGTGCGTGGATCCATCCCATGTCCGGGAACTCGCCGCAGCCCTCCAGCATGTATGCGACAATCAAACGACCTACCGGCCGAACGCCCGGCGAGCCGCCGAGCGATTCAACTGGGAAAACGAAGCACAGGCCTTCGTGACCCCGTTCCAGGATCTCCTATGAAAACCCCTGCCCGCTTCCTGCTCCTGCTCGTATTCGTCGCCACCGCCGCGACAGATGTTCAGGCCCAGATTGAAACGACCACGGACAACATGATTGTCTGGCCCTCCTTCCAGGAGGCGTTCGATGCGGCAGTCGGGAGCGACAAGATCGTACTCATCGATGTCTGGTCACGCAATTGCGGGTGGTGCCGGAAGCAGCAGACCGAGGTCTACACGCAGCCCGAACTGCAGGACATCCTGGCGACCCATTTTGAAATCGGACGCCTGGACATCGATGTGGCCACGGACACGATTTCTTTCCGCGGATACGACCTGAGTTCGGCGGAATTGGCTGCCGGACTCGGCGCATCGGGCACGCCGACGACTATCTTCATGGAGCCCTCAGGCTCCTACATCACCCGCCTGGGCGGATTCCATCCGTACGACGACTTCGTGAACGTACTGCAGTTCATCGGTACGGAATCGTTCCGGGAGATGTCCTTCCAGGACTACGTGGCTACGCTGCCTGCCGCCAAGCCCTGACGCTACAGGCTGCCGTTCATGCCGCACTGATTCTGGATGGCGAACTTCCAGGATCCGGGTGCCTTGACTTCGAAGTCGATGATTTCACCGTCCTGCAACTCGACGGTGACGACACCACCCGACCATCCGACACCGTGGATATCGTCCATCATGATGGTCCGGGACCAGCCCAGACCCGTGAACAACAACCGATCCGGCAATAGTCGCGCCCGACCCAGAAAAACGCGCCGGTCGGGAAACTTGGCGCGTGATTTCAGCAGGACCAGATTGTCGGTTTTACGGGCCACTCGACCAAAGGAAGGTTGGAATCAAATAGACAAGAACGTATCCCGGTCAACAACGGGTTGCGTGTTGCGGAACAACATCGAAGAGGGGACACGCGAGAAAACGCCAGAAGGTAAACAGTTCCCGAACTCACACGATCCTCAAACAGTCCTTGCACCACCTGCTGCTCGCTGAATGGGGACAGCAATCACTCCGTGGCCGGGGGAACGTTCTGGGCGGGACCGAACGCCCCGACAGCCAGCGTCAGGGCAAACAGCACGGCGATCAAGATGCCCACGGCTTTTCCGGCCCGCTTGATTTCAGCGGTTCGACCGGTCTCGGCGGTGACTTCCACCGGAGCCGACAGCAGTTCCGCATAGGTGGAATCGGGCAGCTGCTGCCGGTATGCCACGTCCAGCGGCGTAGCCACCCGCCGACCAATCCGCTCCAGCCAGTAGAGTCCGATCAGTTCATCGCCCACCCGGGGCGTGCCGGAAAGTCGCTGGAAACTGCCTTTCAGTTGCACGAACGTCGTTTCTCCCCGGTCCTCCGCATTCAGGGTGACGCGCATGACGAGATTCCTCAAGCGTTCCGGCGAGTAATCCACGCTGTCGGCCAACGCCTGCGAGGCGGTGATGAGCGGGACATAGTCGGTCTGAAGCAGTCCCAGGCGCTCATTGGCCAGCGTGATGGTGAAATTGCTGCCCACCAGGACCGACGTCGCGGTATCGAGCACTTCCAACCGATCGTGCGTCGTGGTGAAGGCGACCGTTTCGACGTGCGTACCCATGCCCGTCGTCCCCACGGGAACGACGGCCTGCCGCGGGGTACACCCCGCGACCAGGAGGCTCCAGGACAGGATGGCCCCCAGAATGCCCACGCTTCGTCTGTGCATATTCATGCCTTCATGATCGACCTTACCCGTCATGCCTTAACTGCCGTCACTACCCGGTCGCGGCCAAACAGGTCCTTGTGCACGTGTACATCCACGAATCCGGCGTCCCGCCAGAGCGCTGCCACGTCCCCGGCATGGTCCGTGTGCACCTCAGCCACGAGCAACCCGCCGCGCACCGGGCCATCACTCCCTTCACTCTCATCACTCCCATCACTCCCTTCCGCACCCCCGCCCCCCCGGAGCCGCGCCTGGCCCAGCGCCGCCAACACCCGGTAGAACACCAGCAGATCATCTCCCGGAAACAGCGCCAGGGCCGGTTCGTGCGCCAGCACCTCCGGCTGCATGGACGCGCGCTCGGCGGTGGGGACATACGGGGGGTTCGAGACCAGCACATCCAGCAGCGGCACATCCTGTTCAATCAACACATCCATCTGCCGGAATTCGACCCGTACATGGTGGCGCGCGGCGTTGCCGCGCGCCACACGAAGGGCCTCGGCGCTCACATCCACCGCCAGCAGCTCCAGGTCCGGCCGCTCCGCCGCAATACTGACCGCTATGCAGCCACTACCGGTGCCGACGTCCATCACGCGCCCGCCTTCCGGAGCCTCCCGGACCACCCAATCCACCAGCCACTCCGTCTCGGGGCGCGGAATGAGAACCCCAGGCTCCACGCCAAACAACCGCCCCCTGAATTCCGCCTCGCCCAGGATGTACTGCAGCGGCTCGCGCCGCACCCGGCGCTCCACCCACTCCTCGTAGCGAAGGGACTCGGGCCGGCTCGGCGCATCGTCCAGCGCGGCCATCAGCGCCGCGCCGCCCAACCCGGCGGCCGCTTCAAGCATCCACCGGGCCTCGCGCGCCGCATGCTCCACACCAGCCTCCTCCAGAAGGCGGCGCGCGCGCATCATCAATGTCCTTCTGGATTCGTCGGCCACGGTCCCCGGCAGTCAGATCGCCATTTCAGGAACGGCGTTGTTATATTGGTTCTCGTTCAACCCCTGGCCACGGCCTCCGATCCTCGCCTGCCGGAACAATTCCTCCGGCCTGCCCGATACGCACTCCGTACCGGGATTTTTTTGGATCCGGAATGTAAGCGTTTACACACCTCATGACGACCCGCGAAAAACTCCACAATCTCAGCCGCAACCTCTGGTGGTCCTGGCATCCTGAAGCCATCGACCTGTTCCAGCGACTGAACCGCGATGCCTTCCGCGCGACCAACAACAATCCGTTGATGGCGCTCCGCGATGCCCAGGCCCGCGTCCTGGAGGATCCCCAGTACCAGGCCCAGGTCGACAGCGTCTACCGGGCCTTCCGCGCGTACATGGATACGCCCGGTCCGCAGGCCCACGCGCCCCGCACCGCGTACTTCTGCATGGAGTACGGCCTGCACGAAAGCCTGCCGCTCTATTCGGGCGGACTGGGCATCCTGGCCGGCGACCACATCAAGGCCGCATCGGATGTCGGCATGCCCCTGACCGCGGTCGGCATGTTCCTGCGCGACGGGTACTTCCGCCAGTACTTCGACGAGAAGGGCCAGCAGCACGACGAATATCCGTCCATCGATGCCACGTTCCACCCCATGGAGCCCGTGCGCGACGCCGATGGCCACGACATCACCGTCACGGTGCATTTCGGACATCGTCCCGTGCAGATCCGCGCATGGCGTCTGCAGGTCGGCAAGACCACGCTCTATCTGCTGGATTCCGACTTCGGAGCCAATCCCTACGACCTCCGCTTCACCACACGACGCCTGTACCAGGGAGATCGTACGACACGCATCCGTCAGGAAATCGTGCTCGGGATAGGCGGTCTGCGCCTGCTGCGGAAGCTCGGCGTCGCGTCCGACGTGTATCACATGAACGAAGGCCACTGTGCCTTCCTGACGCTGGAGCTCCTCCGTGAGCAGAACCATGTGCCGGAGGCCGCCGATACCGTCCGCCGCCAATGTGTGTTCACCACGCATACGCCCGTCATGGCCGGACACGACCGGTTCGATCCCGGGCTCTTCCTGGAGAACATGAGCCACTACCGGCAGGAATTGGGCCTCAGCGAGCACGACCTCATGGCATTCGGTCGTGTGAACGCGGACGATCCGGGCGAGCAGTTCACCATGACCGTTCTCGGCCTTCGGCTGTCGCGCAGTGCGAACGGTGTGTCCCGACTGAACGGCGAGGTCGCCCGCCGCCAGTGGATGCACCTCTACCACACCGACAACCCGTCCGATGTCCCCATCGGGCACGTCACGAACGGCGTCCACCTGCCCACATGGGCCGCCCCCGCTTCGCGGACCTTCTTGAACCTGCACCTGGGTGATTGGCAGCGCGACCGCGACCAGGCCGCCACGTGGAGTCGTATTGAAAAGGTGTCCGACCCGGAGATCTGGGAGTACCGTCGCCGTCTGCGCAGCAACCTGATTGACTTCGTGAACGATTACACGACCACGCAGACGCTGCCCCAGTCCCCTCGGCTCCGGCCTGACGCCCTCACCATCGGGTTCGCCCGGCGCTTCGCCACCTACAAGCGCGCGCCCATGCTCTTCCACGACCTGGACCGTGTACTCTCCTTGTTCGCCGACATCGATCGCCCCATCCAGGTCATCTACGCCGGCAAGGCGCATCCGCAGGACGAGGGTGGGCAGCGCTTCATCCAGGAAATCTTCGAGTACACCAACCGTCCCGAATTCGACGGCCGCCTGGTCTTCCTCGAGAACTACAACATGGAAATCGGCCGCAAGCTGGTTTCCGGATGCGACGTCTGGCTCAACAACCCCCGCCGCCCCTACGAGGCCAGCGGAACGAGCGGCATGAAGGTGGCCATCCACGGCGGACTGAACCTGTCCATTCCCGACGGCTGGTGGCCCGAAGGCTACGACGGCACCAACGGCTGGTCCATCGGGGACGATTCGTCGCACGAGTACCACGACCCCGCCGTCCAGGACCCCCTGGATGCGGCTCTTCTGTATGATGCGCTCCAGAACTCCGTCATCCCGCGCTTTTACGAGCGCGACGAGAACGACCTCCCCACAGCCTGGATATCCATGATACGCCGCGCCATGTCCGGCCTCACGTACGGCTTCTCCGCCCACCGCATGATCCTGGACTATATTGCCCAGTATTACACGGAGCAGGTGGAGGCCTGAAAGCATGAAACTCTACGACCGGAAGCAGATCGGCGTCATTCTCAAGAAAGCCGCCGAGGATGCGCCCGTTGACGAGCCCGACAGCGCTGTGGGATTGTCCGTCGAGGAGTTGCAGCAGGTGGCGCGCGCTGCCGGCATAGATCCGGCCCGGATACCCAAAGCGGTGGCCGAACTGGAGTCGGCCCCGGAATCCGGTGATCACACGTTCTGGGGTGGTCCATTCGCATTCGACAGCCAGGTGCTGGCCAATGGCGAGATAGACGCGGGGCAATGGGAAGAGATGCTTGTTGCCATACGCGCCTTCTTCCGGGACAAAGGCGACGTCACCGTCCGCGACTCCGTATTCGAGTGGAGCTCGCCATGGGGCACAACCAACGCCGCCCATGTCACCGCGCGCAAGGACAACGGCAAGACGCGGATAAGCGTGCATTGGCACGGGCCACTGACCGCCGTACCGTACTACCTGCCCGTGCCCGTGGTGACCATCGGAGCACTCATTTTTGCATCCGGCGTCCTGGAATGGTCGGCCGTTCCGGGACTGACGTTCACGGCCCTGGCTGCCGGGCTGGCCTTCGTGACGGGACGCCTGTTCCTTCGCCGGAACATGGCCGCGGGCCTCAAAAAGCTCCGGAACCTGACCGCGAGCCTGGACCAGATAGCCGGCGCGCGTCCCGCTGGCGCCGACATCGCCGCGCCGCTCTCGGAAGGCGTTCCCACTGGGGAGAAAAGCGCCGATCCCGTCCTGCAACTGCCGGACGAGCCGACCGCCGACGAACCGGATTCCCAAGCGACGGTGCGCGGTCGGTCGCGGGCTTGAGCCGTTTTACGGCAATGTCCAGCGGCACGCTTCAGGCCTGTATGGCGCGGTGTGGCTGAACATAGTCGTTAAAATGAGCGTTTACGTCCATTGTCGACCAACCGGAGCAGAATCATGGCCACCGCGAAATCATTACATCGTTCAGAGGTGATCAAAGAACTCGACAAGATTCCGTCCGCGAAAGAAAGTTTCCGTCAGGGGTGGAGCGAAGCTCAGTCAGAAGAGACTCACCCAGTATCGGAGCTTTGGGAGGACACTGATGCCGCGTGAAGGGAATCCTCCTTTTGAGGTCCGATTCACGTCCGAAGTTTGACTCCATCAGTTGCTATACTTTATTAAAGCACGTGCTTTACATTCATATAGTCGGAACGAAGACAACGAAGAGCAGGCCACCGATTGCAAATCAGACGCAGAATGAGAAAATGTGTGTGAAACGTTACTGTATGCACTGTGTAGAAAACGCACTCTCAATCGAATGCCAGCCATGACAGAACCATCAGTCAAAGAAAAGGTCCTCAAGGCGGTGGGTGAACTGCCCTCGGATGTGACATTCGAGGACGTAATGGAGCAGCTCTTTTTCCTCTACAAAATTGAGCAGGGGTTGCGCCAGATTGATGATGGCCAAGGCATCCCGCATGCGGAGGTCAAGAAGCGTTTGCACAAGTGGCACACGTAATCTGGGCACCCCAGGCGATCGCCGACTTGGACGCCATCGGTAGCTTCATGGCCAGGGAAACGCCCCAATTTGCACAGATCTTGGTGGACGGGGTGTATGACGCAGTCACTCGTCTGGTAGATTTTCCGCGCTCAGGGCGCGTGGTACCTGAGATTGGCGACGAGGCAATCAGGGAAATCCTGTACAGGGGCCACCGGATTGTCTATGTCCTGAGCGGAAAGGAAGGCAGAGAGGAGGCAAAGGTGCTGACGGTGTTCCACTCGTCGATGCCATTCGGGGAATCAAGGTAAATCGGTCTTTCATGACTTTGGCCACATAGGCTGAATTGCTTCGACCGTTAACTTCACGTACCGGCGGAAGGCGAGCCGGGTACGAATTCGAAGCAGGATGGTCAACGTCATGAAAATGTGGGTGCGAGGTTGGATTCTCGGGGTGGCGGTCATCCTGAGCGTCGCCCTTCCGGCGAGCGCCCAGTCCCTCGTAAAGGACATAAACACGCTGACAAGCGGTCCGCGTCCGCATGATCTCGTTTCTACCGGAACGCAGGCGTTCTTTACCAGCGGGGGTGGACTCTGGGTAGTCGACGAAGCCGGTATCCACATGCGTCGCGTCTTCAAGGATTGGCCCGGCAACCTGCGGGGGTTCGCGCCCGATCAATGGGCTGGTGCTGCGTTGAATGGAAAGCTGCTGTTTCGACTTCAGGGATCAGCAACCGGGTTCTCCCAGTCGCCCTATTTCGAAGATTTGTGGGTCAGCGACGGGACGCCTGACGGCACATTTTCGTTGACTGACGTCAAGTCACGGTACAGGATCGGGCACAGTATTGCCCTTGGAAACCACGTGTACTTCCTGAAACACCTTGCGGACGGATATCGCAACTCCGTGAGTGAGCTGTGGATCACCAACGGAACGAAAGTGGGGACGGAACTCCTTGCGTCCTTTCGTGCCTCAGACGAAGGAATTGTTGAATCGCTCCATGAATTCGACGGTGCCTTGTGGTTCGTCACCAAGCGATATGGCGAGTCCAGGTATCCGGTCCAATACGACCTGGTCCAATTCGATACGGTCAGCCACGAGAGCACAACGACTGGTTTCACGTCATCCACATACATGGATATCACAGGCATTTCAGAATCGAAGCTGTTCCTGTTTGTTGGTGAAGATGATGGTGGTCTCGAATTGTGGGCCATGGACAAGGACTCACGCGATCCTCAACGGGTGCATGCTTTCCCGGATGACACCTACGTGAGCACATACGCTACGTGGGGCATTGCGACGACGAGCAGTCATTTCCTCTTCAAATCCAGTAATTCAAGGCACTTCAGCGATCTGTACGCGTCGGATGGAACGCCTGAGGGAACACACCTGCTGACAAACAAGATGGGAGGATGGAGTACGTGGAATCCCGGGCGGAAATCGGGCGTCGTCGGGAATCGGGCCCTCTTCCAGGCCCCGGACTCCACTCATAGTGAACGCATTTGGACAACGGA
Coding sequences:
- a CDS encoding TonB-dependent receptor is translated as MARNRIIHPSALWIVLVLFMGVTQVQAQTTGKIAGRVTDAETGTSLPGVNIFIAGTTQGTATNFDGEYSIIGVSPGTYDVVASFVGFSQQTISGVQVNAGLTAEVNFSMREEVFEGEEIVIVAERPLVQKDLTATTAIVSGEDIRALPVENFGQVIALQAGVVDGHFRGGRTGEVGYWVDGMPVTDVFDGSLGVSIENNMVDEVQVVTGAFNAEFGQAMSGIVNIVTRDGQNQFSGGLRAFAGDYASTNNTLFSNIDDISPTAVQNLEADFSGPIKRDRLFFNSSIRYFSNDGHLYGRRVFEAQDVGLDPTGRLSLLNPGGSGDSSLVSLNPYEKTSGQAKVTWKFGNLKLALTGIASREEFQGGATHENMFFPDARGNQQKDAFTTFLKLTHTLSSKTFYELGITRTRSDFEAYKYEDPFDPRYVDNTYIGFRDGLQTSNFAVGGTDNGRFSRSTETYLAKLDVTTQLNQRNMVKAGLEYRLHDLNFLDQFTAVFPVVDGFDQALVTNGAYNRKPTEFAAYIQDKIEFEGLIINAGLRFDYFNSDGPILRDETDPDIVFEERRQNLTDDEVFAKASAKTQISPRLGVSFPISETGVVHFSYGWFFQVPNFELLYRNPFFRLGTSGSGLIGLIGNADLRPQKTINGEIGLKQGLTATTSVEITAYFRDINDLAGTATDPILIAGTSARYGKFVNSDFGFIRGIILRFNQQVTTDMSLNLDYTFQVAKGNASDPAAVFNAAAAKQEREQQIVPLDWDQRHTANVSLTYRDRDANWGFGLVSSFGSGLPYTPAQTTQQTGVILPTTIQLNSQPKPVTWDVDLTVHKTFDVGSATLQVFSQVDNLFDRKNEYGVFGDTGRASYSLQKNVDEASFQGNPAFLDRWYTRPDFYAEPRRVTLGVSYRF
- a CDS encoding glycosyltransferase, producing MTDFSTFDVAFAMTGDVYRNSRALKQLESLTRLGLRVVVLCLEGEAPPVRLPGDVEVRRMPVPEGSGPGFFRMVHRGMSDMLRAVNARWIHASDLYVVPACARRAKNLSSVSSAKDPVPWSYDSRELYAHVAATAGRPWVSWFWRLLEGRYIRRARVVFTVSDRIADHLAATYGIPRPVVVRNVPPRSTHVRAAPPLPTGPPVILHLGQMRASRGLEHLIAAMAFVPGARLVFMGYGAGKPVLETLAAASPAADRIEFRPPVPPADVPQAAAEAWVGVTLLEDSCLNHRYALPNKLFEYLAAGVPVVASDLPEIRAVLESTQAGMCVDPSHVRELAAALQHVCDNQTTYRPNARRAAERFNWENEAQAFVTPFQDLL
- the prmC gene encoding peptide chain release factor N(5)-glutamine methyltransferase, with protein sequence MADESRRTLMMRARRLLEEAGVEHAAREARWMLEAAAGLGGAALMAALDDAPSRPESLRYEEWVERRVRREPLQYILGEAEFRGRLFGVEPGVLIPRPETEWLVDWVVREAPEGGRVMDVGTGSGCIAVSIAAERPDLELLAVDVSAEALRVARGNAARHHVRVEFRQMDVLIEQDVPLLDVLVSNPPYVPTAERASMQPEVLAHEPALALFPGDDLLVFYRVLAALGQARLRGGGGAEGSDGSDESEGSDGPVRGGLLVAEVHTDHAGDVAALWRDAGFVDVHVHKDLFGRDRVVTAVKA
- a CDS encoding thioredoxin fold domain-containing protein; this encodes MKTPARFLLLLVFVATAATDVQAQIETTTDNMIVWPSFQEAFDAAVGSDKIVLIDVWSRNCGWCRKQQTEVYTQPELQDILATHFEIGRLDIDVATDTISFRGYDLSSAELAAGLGASGTPTTIFMEPSGSYITRLGGFHPYDDFVNVLQFIGTESFREMSFQDYVATLPAAKP
- a CDS encoding LacI family DNA-binding transcriptional regulator, which produces MGLTIYDIASKAGVSIATVSRVFNDSPKVSAKARESVLKVAAELGYQPHASARSLARRRTDVISAVIPMISNYFFAEVLRGLQDSMADSEYDLLVFSARTLDEMSSQLDRALHRGRSAGVLLFSAPVEGELEKLVAASKQPVVVVDGYHAKLDSISSDNRQGGLLAADHLIHTGVRHPAVLMANRDSVPARDRLAGFQAGLAGTGVVLQESHVMESMHPLNDGYNEHSGYLGMKALLALDSPPDGVFATSDAQAVGALEALKDAGLECPTDVQIVGYDDLPVARYVGLTTLRQPMYDIGGRSFELLQKRLASQSEGTVHTVFSPTLIQRQSTRASVPASVREGIAL
- the glgP gene encoding alpha-glucan family phosphorylase produces the protein MTTREKLHNLSRNLWWSWHPEAIDLFQRLNRDAFRATNNNPLMALRDAQARVLEDPQYQAQVDSVYRAFRAYMDTPGPQAHAPRTAYFCMEYGLHESLPLYSGGLGILAGDHIKAASDVGMPLTAVGMFLRDGYFRQYFDEKGQQHDEYPSIDATFHPMEPVRDADGHDITVTVHFGHRPVQIRAWRLQVGKTTLYLLDSDFGANPYDLRFTTRRLYQGDRTTRIRQEIVLGIGGLRLLRKLGVASDVYHMNEGHCAFLTLELLREQNHVPEAADTVRRQCVFTTHTPVMAGHDRFDPGLFLENMSHYRQELGLSEHDLMAFGRVNADDPGEQFTMTVLGLRLSRSANGVSRLNGEVARRQWMHLYHTDNPSDVPIGHVTNGVHLPTWAAPASRTFLNLHLGDWQRDRDQAATWSRIEKVSDPEIWEYRRRLRSNLIDFVNDYTTTQTLPQSPRLRPDALTIGFARRFATYKRAPMLFHDLDRVLSLFADIDRPIQVIYAGKAHPQDEGGQRFIQEIFEYTNRPEFDGRLVFLENYNMEIGRKLVSGCDVWLNNPRRPYEASGTSGMKVAIHGGLNLSIPDGWWPEGYDGTNGWSIGDDSSHEYHDPAVQDPLDAALLYDALQNSVIPRFYERDENDLPTAWISMIRRAMSGLTYGFSAHRMILDYIAQYYTEQVEA